From Rana temporaria chromosome 7, aRanTem1.1, whole genome shotgun sequence, the proteins below share one genomic window:
- the CAV3 gene encoding caveolin-3: MAEEQSYYEEKISKDILTKEIDLVDRDPKRINQDVVKVDFEDVIAEPYGVHSFDGVWKASYTTFTITKYWCYRLLSGLIGIPLSIFWGVLFALISFCHIWTVVPCVKSYLIEIQCVSRTFSLCVRTFCDPIFEALGKMFSAIKVTLQKTV, encoded by the exons ATGGCCGAAGAACAGTCCTATTATGAGGAGAAGATCTCCAAGGATATTCTGACCAAAGAAATTGACTTGGTGGACCGGGACCCCAAGAGGATCAACCAGGACGTGGTGAAG GTAGATTTCGAAGACGTGATTGCAGAACCGTACGGCGTTCACAGCTTCGATGGCGTCTGGAAGGCCAGTTACACCACGTTCACCATCACAAAGTACTGGTGTTACCGGCTGCTCTCGGGTCTGATTGGCATACCCCTGTCCATCTTCTGGGGGGTCCTCTTCGCTCTGATCTCCTTCTGTCACATCTGGACGGTGGTGCCCTGTGTCAAGAGCTACCTGATCGAGATCCAGTGCGTCAGCAGGACGTTCTCTCTCTGCGTCCGCACCTTCTGCGACCCCATTTTTGAAGCCTTGGGAAAGATGTTCAGCGCCATCAAAGTCACCCTGCAGAAAACGGTGTGA